The DNA window GGTACGTGTCTTCTCCTTCGCCATAATCTTCAGGGGATACGCACCGGCGTGAGACGGAACGTACGGCGATGGTACGTCGTCGGGCCGTGTGTGGCCAGAGCCCGGTAGTGCGCGGGGGTCGGGTAGCCGGCGTTGCGGGCCCAGCCGTACTCGGGATGCGTCGCGTCCAGATCGCGCATCAGGCCATCGCGGACCGTCTTCGCGATGATCGACGCTGCCGCGATGCTGTGGGAGAGGGCGTCGCCCTTCACGATGGTGCGTGTGGGCCATGCCGGGTTCGGAAACGAACGGTTGCCGTCGATCAGGACAATATCCGGGTCGATCATCAGGTTGACCGTTGCCCTCCGCATGGCTTCGAGTGAAGCCCACAGGATGTTGAGGTGGTCGATTTCTTCCGGCGAACAGATGCCGATGCCCACCGCGACCGCCTCCCGTCGGATGTCGATCGCCATCCGTTCCCGTTGTTCGGCCGGCATCGTCTTGCTATCTCGTACGCCCTGAAGATACACGTCCGGAGGAAAAACAACCGCCGCCGCCACGACCGGGCCGGCCAGGCAGCCTCGTCCGGCCTCGTCCGCGCCGGCCACCCGAGACCAACCCTGCCGCCAGTAGATCTTTTCTATGTCGAGTGATGGACTAATCGCTTCCCGTTCCTTTCTTTGCTGTGCATCAGAAGCCCTTTCAGGCATCAAACCACAAGGAGTGAGTATATGGCGAAAAAAGTCAACGTCGCAATCATCGGGCTCGGCTTCGGGGCCGAGTTCATCCCCATCTACCAGCGCCACCCGGACGCCGTCTGCTACGCCGTCTGCCAGCGCAATGAAGACAAGCTGCACGAGATCGGCGATGCGTTTGGCATCGAGGTGCGGTATACCGACTACCAGTCGGTCCTGGACGACCCGAACATCGATGCCGTGCACATCAATACGCCCATCGCCGTGCATGGCATCATGAGCTTGCAGGCGCTGCAGGCCGGCAAACACACGGCCTGCACGGTACCCATGGCCACCACCGTGGAGGAGTGCCTGCGGATCGCCGAGGCGCAGCGCGCCAGTGGGAAGAACTATATGATGATGGAGACGGCGGTCTACACACGCGAGTTTTTGTATGCGAAGGAGTTGCTCGATAGTGGGAAACTGGGCAAGATCCAGTTCCTGCGCGGCTCGCATCAGCAGAATATGGGGTTGCCTGGATGGCCGGCCTACTGGTATGGCTTCCCACCGATGCATTACGCCACCCACGCCGTCAGTCCGCTCCTGGCGCTTGCCGGCACCACGGTCGATGAGGTCGTCTGTTTTGGGTCCGGCCGGATCCAGGAGGAATACGTTCCGCTGTACGGCTCGCCGTTCGCCGTGGAATCGGCCCTGATGAAGCTGCGCGATTCGGAGCTCGCCTGCGAGGTCACGCGTTCGCTCTTCCACACCATCCGCCAGTACCGCGAGAGCTTCGATGTCTACGGCACCCAGCGCTCGTTCGAATGGGAGCAGCTGTTCGAGGAAGGGATGGTGCTGTTTTCCGGTTTTGAGGACGCGGAGCGGGTTAAAGTGCCCGACTACGGTCATCGCCTCCCGCGCGAGATTCAGTCCTTCACTCAGGCAGGCGTATACGACGAAGAACACGAGCACACCTCCTTCATCCAGGGCAGTGGCCACGGCGGATCCCATCCCCACCTCGCCAACGAGTTCATCGAGTCCATCGTCCAGGGCCGGGCACCGATGCCCGACGCGGCCACTTCCGCGAACTGGACCATGGCCGGCCTCTGCGCGCACGACTCGGCCATGAAAGGCGGCGTAGCGATCACGGTACCCCGGGTCGACTGATCTCGCCGGCTGCTCGTTTAACCCATAAAATTGAAGCCCGGAGGCAACACCTTCGGGCTTCTTTCATTTCTCGAAAGCCCCTTTTATTTCTCGACAAGTCGGCAATAGATAGCCCGGATACGAAAACTGTCCTCCGTAATAAATTCCTGACTTTCTGCGCATCCGAGGTGACTTTTTCCTCATTTTTGGATGTTTTGTTTGAAGAAATAGAAGAGAAAGCGCTTTTATTATTTCGGCATACTGGCTTGTCGCCTTAAAAAATTATATATATCGATCCACCGACTAAGCCTTCCGTCGAATCAACCCCCAACCAAACGAATATCCTACATGAAAGCCATGCGACCTGTACTCCTTCTGCTAGCCGTTCTAATTTTAGGAAACATTCGCCCCGCGGCGGCTCAGTCGTTTAGCCTGGGCGCCGATGTCGTCAGCCGGTACATCTGGCGCGGGGTCGACTTTGGCGAGTCGATGAGTGTTCAGCCCGCGCTTGAATTCAGTGCGGGCGCTTTGACGGTCGGTTCATGGGCCTCCTACTCGATCTCGGCTTCGGGAGCGTATGCCAACGAGCATGACCTGTATGCAAGCGTGGCGCTTGGGCCCATCACGGTGGGTATCACGGATTATCACTTCCCGGCGCCGGGTAACGACTCGCTCGGCCTCGACTACTTCAACTACGAGGATGGCGGTTCGCACTTTCTGGAACTGAACGTGGGCGCCGGCGGGACGGAGACCTTTCCCCTCTCGATTTCGGCGAACATTTTCTTCCACAACGACGACGACAACTCGGTCTACATCCAGCTGGATTACCCCTTCACGGTGGAGGATGTGGATCTGGGCGTGACAGTCGCGTTTGTGCCTCAGGAAAGCGCGTTTTACCGCACGTCGGCCTTCGGATTCGTGAATCTCGGTCTGTCGGCGTCCCGCGAACTCAAGATCACCGACTCCTTCTCGTTGCCGGTTTCGGTAGCCTACATGATCAACCCAACGCCGAATGCGGCGCGGAGCTTTCTGGTGTTCGGCGTCAGCCTGTAGCGTCTTGTCCGTCTCGTAACTTTCTTGCCGGGCCAGCAAGGATACGTCATGCGCGGCGTGTTGCCGGATTTCTCCGGGGCACGTCGCGCATGTTCGTCAGGAACGGGCGTTGTAGGTGTCGGGCAGGTCGTTTTCGAAGAGCACGGTGTCGCCGGCCTGGAGATGGCAGTCGAGGTAGGCGCGGGCATCGGAAAAGGAGGGGTAGATGAGGATGTGGTCCTCCGGGAAAGCTCTCCGGCGGAGGCCTTCCTGGATGGGACGCGTCTGTTCGTCGCCGATGAGGATGGCGAGGTCGACCTGGCCGGCCATGTGTTCGCCGAAGAGGCGGTTTTCTTCCTCCTGGCGGGCGCCGAGTTCGACCATCCCGGGCGTGACGACGACGCGCTGCCCGCCGGTGAACGCTCCCAGCACGTCCAGCGCATGCCGTGCGCCCACCGGGTTTGCGTTGAATGCGTCGTCAATGATCGTGTACGTTCCCTGTCGTCGTAGCTGGAGGCGGTGTTCGATCGGTTCGATCCGGGCGACGGCATGGGCAATCTGTCGGAGGCGCATGCCATAGTGCCGGCCGACGGCCACGCCCAGCAAGATATTGACGACATTGTGCTGCCCGAGCAACTGCGACCGGAAAGGATGTTCGGCGCCCGTGTCATCCCGCACGATAAAAGACAGGCCTTCCGGACCGTAGACGAGATCGCGGGCCACGATGTCGGCGTCCGGCACGGCGCCTGCGGATACGCGCCACACCTTGCCCGGTGCGCGGGCCGCCATCGCCTCGACATTCGGGTCATCGGCGTTTAGCACCGCGACTCCGCCGGGTTTGAGCCCTCCGAGCAGGTCGCTTTTTTCGGCCGCGATCGCTTCGATAGAGCCCATCGTTTCGAGGTGCGCCGGCCCGACGGACGTGACGATGCCCAGGTCGGGCGCGGCGATGGCGCACAACTCCCGAAGATCGCCCCGATACCGCATGCCCATCTCGAGGACGAGTAGCTGGTGTTCCGGCTTGAGCTGTTCGTTAATAACGAGACAGATACCCATGGGAGTGTTATAGGAGCCCGGAGTAGCGAGCACGTTCCCCCGCTGACGCAGGATTTCGGCCACGATGAACTTGACGCTTGTCTTGCCATAGGAGCCCGTGACCCCGATCACCTGCAGGTCGGTTCGCCGGCGCAGCGTCTCGGTGGCCTGTCGTTTGAACCCATTCTGGAGCCAACGTTCATAGGGCGCCATGAGGTAGGCAGCCAGGAGCACCCAGAGCGGAGCGAGGAGGTCCGCCGCGAGCCACCCGAGCAGGTATCCTGCGGCGCCCTGGAGGGGGCCCGCGGAAAAAGCCAGCAGCGCGCCGCCGGCGACCGGGGCCGTTGCGCATACGAAGGCGGCGCCAGCGAGGCGCTTCATCCGGCCCGTGAAGGCAATCGGCTTCTTGATCTGAAATCCGAGGTAATGCCGGGATGAAGCGAAGGCAATCGTCCACAACAGGGCTGCCGCGACGGCGCCGTACCGGTGAAAGGCGGCTGTCGCAACGAGGAGCAGGCCGAGGATATGGGATATACGTACGATCTGGCTACGCCCGCGGGAGCGTAGCCAGGACCGAAACCGGGGTGGTTTATAAGACTCCAACTGCAGCATGTGCAGGTAGAATCGCAGGCGTTGCCAGCATCGCCATAACGCGCTCAACGTAGCGGCGGCGATGCCCAGGCTGTAGAGGATCTGAAACAATGCGTCCATGCAGGGGATGATCCGGGTGGAGCGATCAGGCGGCGGGCGTGGGTTCGAGAAAGCGGGTGATGGCCTCGCTCGTCAGAGCCGGCTGGTCGAGGTACCCGTAGTGTCCGGCGTCCTGTAACGGGACTAACGTGGCGTTTGGCAGGCCGGATACCAGCGTCGTCATCTGGGTATGGGAAATGGCATCGTCCCGGGTGCCCCAGAGGATTAGAACCGGAGCGGTTATCCGGTCGAGCCGATCTTCCAGATAACAGGTTACTGTTTTTACGAAGGTCTCGCGCATGACCCCCTGTAACTGCCGGAAATCTGAGGACCCCAGCATGGGCCAGATCCACGTGTGTCTGAGCCAGTCCATCCCGATGGCGCGCAGGCGAGGAGGGAGGAGGGTCATGGGCGCTTTCAACGTGCGGGCGAGGCCGCTGCGCAGGTAGTAGCCGGCGGAGCGCGACGGCCGAATGCCCGAGGGGCTGATCAGGACGAGGCGTTCGATCAGCGGGGCGAATTCCGGTTCGCTGGCCATATAAAGGGCGATTCGACCGCCATTCGAATGCCCGATGATGGGAGCGCGTCGCAGGCCTTCCGAAGCCATGAAAGCCGCGATGAGGCGCGCGTATTCCGGCACGCCCCAGGGCTCGGGGGGCGGCGGGGTCGTGCCGTGCCCGGGGAGATCCGGCGCCAGCACCCGGTACGTAGCGGCTAGCGGCAACGCCAGGGCATGCATGAGCGAGGCGTTACTACCCCATCCATGCAACAGGATCACGGTGTCTGCATCCGGTGGTCCGCTTCGTTCCACCTGGAGGCGGGATACCCACGTGCTCGGGTCAGTCATCGCTGTCGCTTCGTTTATATGCGGCTCATCAAGCGTCCGGAAACCATCGGCGTGAAGCAACGTTCCATAACGGAGTTTTTGTAGCTATTCCTTGTTGGTTGGAAGTTGGGAGCTTGCGAGACGCGCCACCTGCGCGTCCAGAACGTGTCCGGATAGCATGGCCCGGCGGCGGTGGATGCCGTGAGAGAGGTCCATGCGTGTGGAAATCCGACGCCGTGAGTGGCCTCACGGCGATGTCAGAAAAAAGCGGGACGTGTTTCCTGTTTTAGATTGGTATGTAATTGGCCTTTCCGTGTTTTGTGGAATAGAAGGTCAACGTTAACCCAGAGACTAGATCCTTTTAACATTGTATGGGAGAGATACCTTTCCGTGGTATACTCGAGCTGATTGGCGACAAGAAGTTTGGGTTTATTCGTGAGTTGCGGCCTGAATTGCCGAAGGGAGAGAACGACGCATTTGCCCCTCCACCGCTGATACGTAAGCTGAATCTGCGCGACGGCGTGATCCTGGAAGGGACGTTACGTCCCGGTCGCAAGGGCGATCTGCAGGTGGAAAAAGTGACCACGATCATGGGTGTTAGCCCGGACGAGTGGGTGCGGACGCGGGACTACGAGACCGGTTCGATCATCTACCCCGAAGAGAAGCTGAATCTCGTGACGGGGCCGACGGATTTTTCGATGCGCGCCGTGGACCTCGCCGCACCGATCGGGAAAGGGCAGCGTGCCCTCATTGTGGCGCCGCCCCGGACCGGCAAGACCATTCTTTTGAAGCAGATTGCGGCGGCAATTACCCGAAACCACCCGGAGGTTGCCCTCGTGGCGCTGCTCGTGGATGAGCGGCCCGAGGAAGTGACGGATTTCCGCCGATCCACCTCTGCCATGGTCTTTGCATCCTCTAACGATCGGGAAGCGGATAACCACGTCCGCGTTTCCACGTTATCCCTGGAATACGCCAAGCGGCTTGTGGAGCTCAAGCGGGATGTCGTGCTGTTATTGGACTCGTTGACGCGCCTCGGCCGCAACTTCAACCTGTGGACGGAAGGCAGTGGGCGAACGTTGTCCGGCGGTCTGGATTCTCGGGCCATGACGATCCCTCGAAAGATATTTGGCGCCGCGAGGAATATCGAAAACGGCGGCTCGCTGACCATCATTGCCACGGCCCTGATCGAGACGGGCAGCCGCATGGACGAAGTGATTTTTGAGGAATTCAAGGGGACGGGCAATTCCGAAATTGTGCTGGACCGCCAGATGGCCGATAAACGCATCTACCCGGCGATCAATCTACGGAAGAGCGGCACCCGAAACGAGGAGTTGCTCCTGGGCGATATGGTGGCACAGCATCACAAGCTTTTCCGGGCGCTGAACAGCCGGCCGCCGATCGAGGCCATGCAGGCATTGCTGCGCCATTTCCAGCAGATCCCGACGAACGAACGTCTGCTCAATGAGCTGATCCCGAATTAGCCGACCGGCCGATCCGGTGTAGCGAACCGCCTGCCTGTTTTTTTTGATGTCAGGGGCACTCCATACGGTGCTTTTAAATTGCCTCAGTGTCAGGGAGGATTATTTTAGGTAGTATGACGAATGCCTAAAAAAGTATTGACATAGAGTCAATAGGTTCCTATTATTCAGGGCGTTTGGTTGCATCTCCTCTGGTTTCAATGGCGCCTGGCTCACTCCCTGAGTCGGGCGCCTTTTTTATACGACTCTTTTTTGTAGGACTCTTTGAGGGCATCCTGGCAAATCTTGACACCTTCTTAATGGGTGGGGTGAATCTTGTTCAGCAACGTGACGTAGTGGTCAAAAACTGACTCACGCGTCACCTTTCCTGAACCGAGCATGGAGGTACCAACGTCCCGAAGAGCACGCGAACGCCAGTTGCGGCGAGATGCCATCCTGTCGGCCGCGCGGGTGGAGTTTGCGGAGAAAGGATTCGAGCATGCCAAGCTCGATGACATTGCGCGTAGGGCGGAGTTCGGCAAAGGGACCCTGTACAACTACTTCAGGGAGGGCAAGGAGGCCATGTTGTTTGCCCTCTTTGATGGGTTTTACGACGACATGGAGCGGCTGGTGCGGGTCTCGTTTTTACCCGTCGAAGAGAAGAAAATAACGTTCCGTCAGGCGCTCTATGACTATACGTTGTCATGCCTCTCGTTCTATTTACACGACAAGGAGCTTTTTCTCATTCTCGTAAAAGAGGCACATCGGATGTGTTTTGGAGAGAACGAAGGGCATGCGTCGTATTTCCGGGCGCAACAGGAGCGCATTGTACACGCGTTTACCGTACCGATAGAGGCGGCCATGGGCGCCGGCACGATCCGTACCATGGACGTGCATGCGACGGCGCACATCATCCTGGGCAATATTCAGGGGCTACAGGTGCACCTGTTGTTGGCCGGCGACACCGCCTGCTCGCCGCTGGCTCCGGAGTCGGCAGCCGGGTTTCTGACCCATCTTTTAATGGATGGACTGAGTGTCTGATCGGTCCCATCCGCTCCCAAAGACCAGTATAACTGTATGCTGTATCGTTGTCCATTAAGGTTGTTGAAGGCGTTCGGCCTGGTCTTCGTGGTGCTGGTGATCGCCGCCCCTCGGGTGGGCTACGGGCAGTTCGCCTCGATTTCACCCCTGTCGCCTCGAGAGCCGATCACGCTTACACTCGAAGAGGCGCTGCAAATCGCTTATATCCAGAATTATGCGATGAAAGATGCGCGGCTGGGGGTAGAGGAAGCGGATGCCCAGGTAAAGGAGGGGTATGGCCAGTTGTATCCTCAGATCGAGGCATCGAGCAGCTATACGCGTAACTTGAAGAGCGCCAACCCGTTCTCGGGCAGTTCGGCCGGCAATCTCTTCTCCTCGCTGGGGTTTATAGACTGGCTGGCGTACAACGAGCGTTCCCGTACAGACGAAGACCCCGGCACGGACCCTCTTACGTTTGACGATTTCATCGATCGGCAACAAGAGGGTATCGACCGCGCCGGCATCATTCTGGACGCGCAGGACAACCCGTTCGCCGTGCCGAACCAGTTTCAGTCCGGCATTACCATCACTCAGAAGATCTTCGACTTCAGCGCGTTCATTGCGGTGAAAGGCGCATCGCGCTACCTGACGACTGGCCGGGAGTACGGGCTCAAACGGCAGGAACAGGTCATGATCGACGAGGTTCGCGCCGCCTTCTACCAGGCGCTCCTGGCTCAGGAATCGATTGAAGTCGCGCGTCAGAGTGTGGGACGCACCGGCGCCACGCTCAGTGAAATCTCACGCCAGGTGACGCAAGGAGTGACGCCCAAATTTCAGCGCTTGAGCATGGAGGTGGAGCTGGCGAACCTCGAGACGGCTTTGTTGCAAACCTCCAACCGCGCCGAGCAGGCGTTCGATCAGCTCAAGGTAGTCGTTGGCATCCCGGTCGATCAGCCCCTCCATCTGGTGGGGCAACTCGCCGTGGATTCCATTGGAGAGTTTCAGACCATCTCGATGGAAGACGCCGTGGGCGTGGCCATCGACCAACGGCCCGACCTCGACCAGTTGCGCGAGAGCATCAAACTGCAGCAGTTGAATGCGCGTGTGACACGAAGCAGTTATCTGCCCACGCTGAACGCGTTCGCCAACTTCAGCTATGTCGGTAACGTACCGGGCAATCGGACCTTCCTGATCGCCGACGCGGATGATCCGTTTACGTTCAGCCAGGGGTCGAATTCCTTCTTCAGCTCCAGTTACTGGAATCCGGCGATTAATGTGGGCTTCCAACTGCGTTGGCGGCTGTTTGATGGATTCCAGAGCCGTTACCGGGCTCAACAGGCGACCATCGCCGCGGACCGCCTCGAGGTGCAATTCGATCAGCAACTGCAAGGCGTCCGGCAGGAGGTGGCGCTGGCGCTTCGTAACCTGGAGGCCGCCCGCATGCAGATTGCCAGCCAGGAACGGAATAGCGAGCGGGCCGCATTGAATTATGCCTACGCCGGCAAACGGCTCGAGGAGGGCGTCGCCACGCCGCTGGAAGTGCGGAATGTATCCGACCAGCTGGATCAGAGCCGGCTGAACCACCTCCAGGCCATCCACGACTACCTGCGCGCTCGGAGCGCGTTCGAAACGGCTGTCGGCATGCCGCTCGCCAATTCGGAGGAACTGAATCTTGCCCTTGCCCGCTGGCGCGAATAACGCTGACATAAGCTTACGACGCTGTATCATCATGACTTCTATGAGCCCTATGAATCGTCTTTCCTTACTACATTTTTATGCGTTCGCCGTGTTCGTCCTGATGCCGTTTGCAGGGATGGGATGTGGCGGCGCGCAGAACGATGACGCTACCGGTGCGGCGGCGGTGCCCGTGGCCACGGTGGGTCGCAGCGTGCGTATCGAGACGCTGGTCGTGTCGCCTACAGCCTTTGTCGACGTCATCGAACTGACCGGTTCGGTGGAAGCCAGTAACGATGCGGCGTTGTCGGCCGAGTCGAGTGGCACCTTGCTGTACCGCGCCGCGCGTGGGGCCTATGTAGGTAAGGGGGGTGTCGTGGCGCAGATTGACTCGACGATGTTATACGCCGGCTATCGTCAGTCGGAGGCGATGTTCGACGCCGCTCAGGCGCAGTTTAATCTGGCGCAAGACACGTACGATCGGCAAACGCCGCTGTATCAGGATTCGATCATCAGCGCGACCGAATACGAACGCG is part of the Rhodothermales bacterium genome and encodes:
- a CDS encoding TorF family putative porin; amino-acid sequence: MRPVLLLLAVLILGNIRPAAAQSFSLGADVVSRYIWRGVDFGESMSVQPALEFSAGALTVGSWASYSISASGAYANEHDLYASVALGPITVGITDYHFPAPGNDSLGLDYFNYEDGGSHFLELNVGAGGTETFPLSISANIFFHNDDDNSVYIQLDYPFTVEDVDLGVTVAFVPQESAFYRTSAFGFVNLGLSASRELKITDSFSLPVSVAYMINPTPNAARSFLVFGVSL
- a CDS encoding alpha/beta hydrolase, with the translated sequence MTDPSTWVSRLQVERSGPPDADTVILLHGWGSNASLMHALALPLAATYRVLAPDLPGHGTTPPPPEPWGVPEYARLIAAFMASEGLRRAPIIGHSNGGRIALYMASEPEFAPLIERLVLISPSGIRPSRSAGYYLRSGLARTLKAPMTLLPPRLRAIGMDWLRHTWIWPMLGSSDFRQLQGVMRETFVKTVTCYLEDRLDRITAPVLILWGTRDDAISHTQMTTLVSGLPNATLVPLQDAGHYGYLDQPALTSEAITRFLEPTPAA
- the murF gene encoding UDP-N-acetylmuramoyl-tripeptide--D-alanyl-D-alanine ligase, encoding MDALFQILYSLGIAAATLSALWRCWQRLRFYLHMLQLESYKPPRFRSWLRSRGRSQIVRISHILGLLLVATAAFHRYGAVAAALLWTIAFASSRHYLGFQIKKPIAFTGRMKRLAGAAFVCATAPVAGGALLAFSAGPLQGAAGYLLGWLAADLLAPLWVLLAAYLMAPYERWLQNGFKRQATETLRRRTDLQVIGVTGSYGKTSVKFIVAEILRQRGNVLATPGSYNTPMGICLVINEQLKPEHQLLVLEMGMRYRGDLRELCAIAAPDLGIVTSVGPAHLETMGSIEAIAAEKSDLLGGLKPGGVAVLNADDPNVEAMAARAPGKVWRVSAGAVPDADIVARDLVYGPEGLSFIVRDDTGAEHPFRSQLLGQHNVVNILLGVAVGRHYGMRLRQIAHAVARIEPIEHRLQLRRQGTYTIIDDAFNANPVGARHALDVLGAFTGGQRVVVTPGMVELGARQEEENRLFGEHMAGQVDLAILIGDEQTRPIQEGLRRRAFPEDHILIYPSFSDARAYLDCHLQAGDTVLFENDLPDTYNARS
- a CDS encoding ribonuclease HII — protein: MPERASDAQQRKEREAISPSLDIEKIYWRQGWSRVAGADEAGRGCLAGPVVAAAVVFPPDVYLQGVRDSKTMPAEQRERMAIDIRREAVAVGIGICSPEEIDHLNILWASLEAMRRATVNLMIDPDIVLIDGNRSFPNPAWPTRTIVKGDALSHSIAAASIIAKTVRDGLMRDLDATHPEYGWARNAGYPTPAHYRALATHGPTTYHRRTFRLTPVRIP
- a CDS encoding TolC family protein, giving the protein MLYRCPLRLLKAFGLVFVVLVIAAPRVGYGQFASISPLSPREPITLTLEEALQIAYIQNYAMKDARLGVEEADAQVKEGYGQLYPQIEASSSYTRNLKSANPFSGSSAGNLFSSLGFIDWLAYNERSRTDEDPGTDPLTFDDFIDRQQEGIDRAGIILDAQDNPFAVPNQFQSGITITQKIFDFSAFIAVKGASRYLTTGREYGLKRQEQVMIDEVRAAFYQALLAQESIEVARQSVGRTGATLSEISRQVTQGVTPKFQRLSMEVELANLETALLQTSNRAEQAFDQLKVVVGIPVDQPLHLVGQLAVDSIGEFQTISMEDAVGVAIDQRPDLDQLRESIKLQQLNARVTRSSYLPTLNAFANFSYVGNVPGNRTFLIADADDPFTFSQGSNSFFSSSYWNPAINVGFQLRWRLFDGFQSRYRAQQATIAADRLEVQFDQQLQGVRQEVALALRNLEAARMQIASQERNSERAALNYAYAGKRLEEGVATPLEVRNVSDQLDQSRLNHLQAIHDYLRARSAFETAVGMPLANSEELNLALARWRE
- the rho gene encoding transcription termination factor Rho; the encoded protein is MGEIPFRGILELIGDKKFGFIRELRPELPKGENDAFAPPPLIRKLNLRDGVILEGTLRPGRKGDLQVEKVTTIMGVSPDEWVRTRDYETGSIIYPEEKLNLVTGPTDFSMRAVDLAAPIGKGQRALIVAPPRTGKTILLKQIAAAITRNHPEVALVALLVDERPEEVTDFRRSTSAMVFASSNDREADNHVRVSTLSLEYAKRLVELKRDVVLLLDSLTRLGRNFNLWTEGSGRTLSGGLDSRAMTIPRKIFGAARNIENGGSLTIIATALIETGSRMDEVIFEEFKGTGNSEIVLDRQMADKRIYPAINLRKSGTRNEELLLGDMVAQHHKLFRALNSRPPIEAMQALLRHFQQIPTNERLLNELIPN
- a CDS encoding TetR/AcrR family transcriptional regulator is translated as MEVPTSRRARERQLRRDAILSAARVEFAEKGFEHAKLDDIARRAEFGKGTLYNYFREGKEAMLFALFDGFYDDMERLVRVSFLPVEEKKITFRQALYDYTLSCLSFYLHDKELFLILVKEAHRMCFGENEGHASYFRAQQERIVHAFTVPIEAAMGAGTIRTMDVHATAHIILGNIQGLQVHLLLAGDTACSPLAPESAAGFLTHLLMDGLSV
- a CDS encoding Gfo/Idh/MocA family oxidoreductase; amino-acid sequence: MAKKVNVAIIGLGFGAEFIPIYQRHPDAVCYAVCQRNEDKLHEIGDAFGIEVRYTDYQSVLDDPNIDAVHINTPIAVHGIMSLQALQAGKHTACTVPMATTVEECLRIAEAQRASGKNYMMMETAVYTREFLYAKELLDSGKLGKIQFLRGSHQQNMGLPGWPAYWYGFPPMHYATHAVSPLLALAGTTVDEVVCFGSGRIQEEYVPLYGSPFAVESALMKLRDSELACEVTRSLFHTIRQYRESFDVYGTQRSFEWEQLFEEGMVLFSGFEDAERVKVPDYGHRLPREIQSFTQAGVYDEEHEHTSFIQGSGHGGSHPHLANEFIESIVQGRAPMPDAATSANWTMAGLCAHDSAMKGGVAITVPRVD